Below is a genomic region from Anomaloglossus baeobatrachus isolate aAnoBae1 chromosome 9 unlocalized genomic scaffold, aAnoBae1.hap1 SUPER_9_unloc_3, whole genome shotgun sequence.
ccgactagggtattagtgtagcatgtgtcctcctctacaaaatggtgtccgattagggtattagtgtagcatgtgtccacctctacaaaatggtgtccgactagggtattagtgtagcattttgtagaggtggacacatgctacactaatacctccATTGTGTGTGACCCCCCACTCCTCCTACCCAGGAGCAAACTCCTAGAGGTCACTGCAGCCCCCTAAGATGGGTCCTCCTCCACATATGGTCTCACCGTGATCTGCGGCCCCAATATCCTCCACCTCCGGGAGCTTCCGCTCCGTCACTTTGTCCTGCGTCTCCGGCTGAACGCGTTCTGCAGTGAATGTGGTCCCCCCATCGTCCGCAGCGCTGCACAGACAGGAGAAAGATGGCGGAATCACTGCGGCTGTGTATGATtgtcaggacatgctgggagctgtagtcacACAATGGTTGATGATACAGACGTCCGAGGCTGCGGTGCTACAGGTGAGGAGCAATGCTATATGGCCATAGTTATccctacacacaggtgcaggacgcTGCGGACCCCGCAGACCACCCGCTTCATCAGCTTCATGAACCAGTGTCAGTGTGACCGCATGATTTCATGGTGGGATATTTCTGCTGTGACCATACAGAGcagaaaatacagaaaaataaaggATATATGGAAGAAATAAAATACCGCCCTCACCTGTCCTGGACAAACGAGGAAGGCGTCATCTCTGGCGTATACTGCAGCGAGGACACGGACTTGTTCCCCATAGAATACCGCGACTGAGAAAGGCAGAGCCATCCCTGAGAACGACACATATAATACCGATTATATCTgtaataataccgccagatatacacataataccgtCACACACAGATATGTATAATACTACCACATATACACATAACACAGCCAGACACTGAGATATGATACAACCAGACAGTGAGATGTTATATATAATACTTctagatatacacataataccgccAGACCCTGAGATATCATGTAGAATACCACCAGAAATACACATAATAccgccagacactgagatatcatgtttaATACCACGAGATATACATATAATACCActagacactgagatatcatgtataataccgccagatatacacataataccatcagacactgtgatatcatgtataataccaccAGAAATACATataataccaccagacactgagatatcatgtataataccaccAGAAATACATataataccaccagacactgagatttcatgtataataccgccacatatacacaaaataccaccagacactgagatatcatgtataataccgccagatatacacataccACCAGACActaagatatcatgtataataccgccatatatacacataataccaccagacactgagatatcatgtataataccgccagatatacacataataccaccagacactaagatatcatgtataataccgccacatatacacataccaccagacactgagatatcatgtataataccgccacatatacacataatgccaccagacactgagacatcatgtataataccgccagatatacacataataccatcagacactgagatatcatgtataataccaccagatatacacataataccaccagacactgagatatcatgtataataccgccacatatacacataatagcaccaggcactgagatatcatgtataataccgccacatatacacataatagcaccagacactgagatatcatgtataataccgccacatatacacataatagcaccagacactgagatatcatgtataataccgccacatatacacataatagCACCAGACACTgaaatatcatgtataataccgccacatatacacataataccaccagacactgagatatcatgtataataccgccagatatacacataataccaccagacactgagatatcatgtataataccgccacatatacacataataccaccagacactgagatatcatgtataataccgccagatatacacataataccaccagacactgagatatcatgtataataccgccacatatacacataccaccacacactgagatatcatgtataataccgccagatatacacataataccaccagacactgtgatatcatgtataataccgccagatatacacataccaccaaacactgagatatcatgtataataccgccagatatacacataatgccaccagacactgagatatcatgtataataccgccagacaCTGGGAAATGAGCTATAAGACCACCGGTGTAGCTGTATATCCGTGTATGAGACGAGCGCTCATCACTCACCTGCTCTATGACACCGTTCAGACATTGTCTCTTCTCCTTCAGATCTTCCAGGTCGTCCATCACTCTCAGGAGCAGCCGATCCAGACGCTGATTCACGTCCTCCAGAGTCTCATCCACAGAAGGCGCCATGTTTGTGGTGGAGGAACCTGAGAAGAAGCGTGAAAACTGATGTACAAATACAtgtatcagctgtgtatctaatcctctcctgtgtgatatagtcttctgagctgtgtatctaatcctctcctgtgtgacactgtctgctgagctgtgtatctaatcctctcctgtgtgatactgtctgctgagcagtgtatctaatcctctcctgtgtgatactgtctgctgagcagtgtatctaatcctctcctgtgtgatgctgcctgctgagctgtgtatctaatcctctcctgtgtgatactgtctgctcagctgtgtatctaatcctctcctgtgtgatactgtctgctgagcagtgtatctaatcctctcctgtgcgatgctgcctgctgagcagtgtatctaatcctctcctgtgcgatgctgcctgctgagcatctaatcctctcctgtgtgatactgtctgctgagctgtgtatctaatcctctcctgtgtgatactgtctgctgagcagtgtatctaatcctatcctgtgtgatactgtctgctgagctgtgtatctaatcctctcctgtgtgatactgtctactgagctgtgtatctaatcctctcctgtgtgatactgtctgctgagcagtgtatctaatcctgtcctgtgtgatactgtctactgagctgtgtatctaatcctctcctgtgtgatactgtctgctgagctgtgtatctaatcctctcctgtgtgatactgtctgctgagctgtgtatctaattctctcctgtgtgatactgtctgctgagccgtgtatctaatcctgtcctgtgtgatactgtgtgctgagcagtgtatctaatcctcccctgtgtgatactgtctgctgagctgtgtatctaatcctctcctgtgtgatactgtgtgctgcgctgtgtatctaatcctctcctgtgtgatactgtctgctgagctgtgtatctaatcctctcctgtgtgatactgtctgctgagctgtgtatctaatcctgtcctgtgtgatactgtgtgctgagctgtgtatctaatcctctcctgtgtgatactgtgtgctgcgctgtgtatctaatcctgtcctgtgtgatactgtgtgctgagctgtgtatctaatcctctcctgtgtgatactgtctgctgagctgtgtatctaatcctgtcctgtgtgatactgtgtgctgagctgtgtatctaatcctctcctgtgtgatactgtgtgctgcgctgtgtatctaatcctgtcctgtgtgatactgtgtgctgagctgtgtatctaatcctctcctgtgtgatactgtgtgctgagctgtgtatctaatcctctcctgtgtgatactgtctgctgagctgtgtatctaatcctgtcctgtgtgatactgtctgctgagctgtgtatgtaatcctctcctgtgtgatactgtgtgctgagctgtgtatctaatcctctcctgtgtgatactgtctgctgagctgtgtatctaatcctctcctgtgtgatactgtgtgctgagcagtgtatctaatcctctcctgtgtgatactgtctgctgagcagtgtatctaatcctctcctgtgtgatactgtctgctgagctgtgtatctaatcctctcctgtgtgatactgtctgctgagctgtgtatctaatcctctcctgtgtgatactgtgtgctgagcagtgtatctaatcctctcctgtgtgatactgtgtgctgcgctgtgtatctaatcctctcctgtgtgatactgtgtgctgcgctgtatggTGTGAGCTCCTCTCTCCGGCCGCACAGACATCTTTTCCTCCCTGTATTATCTGTTCTCAGTCCCCATAATCAGCTCCTCACCTTCTGACATTATCTTCTCACATGACCTTCCCAACCCGGAAGTAGTCATCATCCTTCTTGCGTCACTTCCGGATATGGTGCGACTGGGGGGCGCCATGTTTACTGAGGGCATCTGATCTCTGGTTGCGGATTGGTCGGCAGGACGGGGAAGTTGTGCTGATCATTTCCACGTGTGAGAACCGGCCGGAACCATGGTGAGTACAGGCTGCGGGGTGATGTGATGCCCGTATACAGAGGTGTCCCATACATATAGAAGGGGGGCCTGTATATTTAGAGTTGTCCCTTTTATGTAGAGGATGCCCCCATATATAGAGGagggtccctgtctgtctgtacagggggtctctgtgtgtagaggggggtcccgtgtctgtacagggggtctctgtgtgtagaggggggtcccgcgTCTGTACAGGGGATctctgtgtgtagaggggggtcccgcttctgtacagggggtctctgtgtgtagaggggggtcccgcttctgtacagggggtctccgtgtgtagaggggggtcccgcttctgtacagggggtctccgtgtgtagaggggggtcccgcatctgtacagggggtctctgtgtgtagaggggggtcccgcgtctgtacagggggtctccgtgtgtagaggggtctcccgcgtctgtacagggggtctcccgcgtctgtacagggggtctccgtgtgtagaggggggtcctacgtctgtacagggggtctctgtgtgtagaggggggtcccgctTCTGTACAGGGGATCTTTGTGTGTAGAGGGGGGGTCCCGTGTCTGTACAGGGGATCTCTGTGTGTAGAGGGGGGGTCCCGCTTCTGTACAGGGGGTCTCTGTGTGTAGAGGGGGGGTCCCGCATCTGTACAGGGGGTCTCTGTGTGTAGAGGGGGGGTCCCGCATCTGTACAGGGGGTCTCTGTGTGTAGAGGGGGGGGTCCCGCatctgtacagggggtctccgtgtgtagaggggggtcccgcatctgtacagggggtctccgtgtgtagaggggggtcccgcgtctgtacagggggtctccgtgtgtagaggggggtcccgcgtctgtacagggggtctccgtgtgtagaggggggtcccgcgtctgtacagggggtctccgtgtgtagaggggggtcccgcgtctgtacagggggtctccgtgtgtagaggg
It encodes:
- the LOC142259766 gene encoding vacuolar ATPase assembly protein VMA22-like, whose amino-acid sequence is MMTTSGLGRSCEKIMSEGSSTTNMAPSVDETLEDVNQRLDRLLLRVMDDLEDLKEKRQCLNGVIEQGWLCLSQSRYSMGNKSVSSLQYTPEMTPSSFVQDSAADDGGTTFTAERVQPETQDKVTERKLPEVEDIGAADHGLRHRGHKSEVPKASTKEESEKPKSPGVNDPLRWFGVLVPQSLRQAQSNFRQGILLAAEVASLQSSIDENRKKYRALLAQKKREHVQSG